The following coding sequences lie in one Arabidopsis thaliana chromosome 3, partial sequence genomic window:
- a CDS encoding uncharacterized protein (unknown protein; Has 30201 Blast hits to 17322 proteins in 780 species: Archae - 12; Bacteria - 1396; Metazoa - 17338; Fungi - 3422; Plants - 5037; Viruses - 0; Other Eukaryotes - 2996 (source: NCBI BLink).), producing MATLFGWFNILISIGWLKPKEQAGTTIRKDEIEQGKKKRT from the coding sequence ATGGCAACATTGTTTGGTTGGTTCAATATTCTCATTTCCATAGGCTGGCTAAAGCCTAAAGAACAAGCAGGAACCACTATTCGAAAGGATGAGATAGaacaaggaaagaagaaacGAACGTAG